From a single Miscanthus floridulus cultivar M001 chromosome 8, ASM1932011v1, whole genome shotgun sequence genomic region:
- the LOC136469187 gene encoding uncharacterized protein → MGFSNAVQWWEDWQLRILVLGSLSVQCYLALFASSRKKQIRPLYRLLIWLAYLGADALAIYALATLFNRQQKAQHQPVNCSRGDVNESRDLEVLWSPILLIHLGGPVNISAYNIEDNELWRRHILTAVSQVVVVLYVFCKSWSSSADKRLLAAAILLFIIGIFKCFDKPSALKRASFNSIVTTFDPAPRIKTAKREVELKGYIQDARSFVQQNKNPPALDSDSRSPHKKQLSVPDKLFVDYAYVYDDRLTTLKSFWLLDEKTTYDAIYEGLSETFNLIYSKRFQWDDKNRTTPQCGNSISGLIMFLNLLLPIVPICLFHSSHKTAYRGSDIKVTFILLYITYFLEISSFLTLLRFDKEWSDGVAQHSLIGFLACNRRHARLMGIAEFFQCKGLLDTYFGLMSYHSSKDITMLVREHVKAGWMSHITDIKSYWRFCDSRGQWALERNGGEKEMLLGSIDKPFDESIILWHLATEFCFNMTGTSPDSRICTQISNYMMHLLCANTEMLLPGSRRNLFTVVCDELEAILQGDDDLSVLDERRLTQKIISKAESAEGFIRDSWVLAQELMLRLGGTKKTWEVIKAVWIEMLCFSAGRCRGYLHAKSLGSGGEYLTFVALLMSHAGLETYAERQQRVHLRLSKEERVKIAEQRIQGAAKNQATGGSSTPQGLVPVKDEEIATTPLASQVNGQLEQEEDAASTSALRVECVAPAAAIKIVVSP, encoded by the exons ATGGGCTTCTCAAATGCCGTGCAATGGTGGGAGGACTGGCAGCTGCGCATCCTTGTCTTAGGCAGCCTTAGCGTTCAATGCTACCTCGCGCTATTTGCCAGTTCTCGTAAGAAGCAGATCAGGCCCTTGTACAGATTGCTCATCTGGCTAGCGTACCTAGGCGCAGATGCTCTAGCCATCTATGCCCTCGCCACGCTCTTCAATCGCCAGCAAAAGGCACAGCACCAGCCAGTAAATTGCAGCCGTGGGGATGTAAATGAGAGCCGTGACTTAGAGGTTTTATGGTCCCCTATCTTGCTGATACACCTCGGTGGACCGGTCAACATCTCTGCTTACAACATCGAAGACAATGAACTATGGAGGCGTCACATTCTAACTGCAGTGTCTCAG GTCGTCGTGGTCCTCTATGTGTTTTGCAAGTCATGGTCATCCTCTGCTGACAAGAGGTTACTAGCCGCAGCAATTCTGCTTTTTATCATCGGTATTTTCAAATGCTTCGACAAGCCATCGGCTCTCAAGAGGGCTAGCTTTAATAGTATAGTCACTACTTTTGATCCTGCCCCAAGGATAAAAACTGCCAAAAGAGAAGTTGAGCTTAAAGGGTACATACAAGATGCACGGAGTTTTGTGCAACAGAACAAAAATCCTCCAGCACTGGATTCTGATAGCCGATCACCACACAAGAAGCAACTCTCTGTACCGGACAAATTATTTGTAGACTATGCATATGTCTATGATGACCGTCTCACTACCTTGAAATCCTTTTGGTTGCTGGACGAGAAAACCACTTACGACGCCATTTATGAAGGGCTCTCTGAAACTTTTAATCTTATTTATAGCAAGAGATTCCAATGGGATGATAAAAACAGAACCACGCCACAGTGTGGCAATAGTATTTCTGGCCTTATAATGTTTCTTAATCTCCTATTACCGATCGTGCCCATTTGCCTCTTCCACAGCAGCCACAAAACGGCTTATAGGGGAAGCGACATCAAGGTTACATTTATATTATTGTACATCACATACTTTTTGGAGATTTCGTCCTTTCTTACATTGTTACGGTTTGACAAGGAGTGGTCAGACGGGGTTGCCCAGCATAGCCTTATAGGATTCTTAGCTTGTAACAGAAGGCACGCAAGGCTAATGGGCATCGCAGAGTTCTTTCAGTGCAAAGGTTTGCTTGACACATATTTTGGCTTGATGTCCTATCACTCATCCAAAGACATTACAATGTTAGTTCGTGAACATGTTAAGGCTGGATGGATGAGTCATATAACAGATATTAAGAGTTATTGGAGGTTCTGTGACAGCCGAGGCCAATGGGCACTTGAGCGCAATGGCGGTGAAAAAGAAATGCTTCTTGGGAGCATAGACAAGCCCTTCGATGAGAGCATCATTCTCTGGCATCTGGCCACAGAATTTTGCTTCAATATGACGGGCACATCTCCTGATTCTAGGATATGTACACAAATATCTAACTACATGATGCATTTGCTGTGTGCTAATACAGAGATGTTGTTACCTGGAAGCAGAAGGAATTTGTTCACAGTTGTTTGTGATGAACTCGAGGCCATCCTCCAAGGTGATGATGATCTATCGGTGCTGGACGAAAGAAGACTTACACAAAAGATAATTAGCAAGGCAGAGTCAGCAGAAGGTTTTATTCGAGACTCTTGGGTTCTAGCTCAAGAGTTGATGCTGCGATTAGGTGGTACGAAGAAGACGTGGGAAGTAATCAAAGCCGTGTGGATTGAGATGCTCTGTTTTTCTGCTGGTAGATGCAGGGGTTACCTGCATGCAAAAAGCCTTGGCTCTGGTGGGGAGTACCTCACCTTCGTCGCTCTGCTGATGTCGCATGCAGGACTGGAGACATATGCCGAGAGGCAACAGAGGGTGCATCTTCGGCTTTCCAAAGAGGAAAGAGTGAAAATTGCAGAACAAAGAATACAAGGAGCTGCAAAGAACCAAGCTACTGGTGGCTCGTCGACTCCCCAAGGCTTGGTTCCTGTGAAGGACGAAGAGATTGCTACCACTCCATTGGCTTCTCAAGTCAATGGGCAACTAGAACAAGAAGAAGATGCTGCTTCTACATCAGCTTTACGAGTTGAATGCGTTGCCCCTGCCGCTGCGATCAAGATTGTTGTCTCACCATAA